CATTGGCGAAGGTTTTGTAGGATCGAGCCCTATTAACTGGGCCATATTTGCAACCAGCGACGAGCACACTGCTAAAGCAATATCATTTAACGGCATAGCCAGCTACGGAGGTATCGCCGTTGGTGCGCCGCTTGGGGTAATTATTAGCAATAGCTTTGGTTTAGGTGCCATAAGTTTGCTGATTGCAATGCTTGCCTTTGGCGGCTTTTTATATGCCAAAAACAAAGCGGCGCTGCAAGGCAGCAGCAAAGCGCCCCGCCAGGGGTTTTTACAGGTATTAAAAAAAGTATCGCCATATGGTATCGCTATGGGGCTTGGCGGCCTGGGGTTTGGTACCATATCAACCTTTATAACACTATATTACATGGCCCTTAAATGGCAGGGCGCGGTATTGTGCCTGTCGGCCTTTAGCGGTATGTTTATTTTGGGGCGTTTGGTTTTTTCAAAAGCCATCAACAAATATGGCGGTATGAAAACCAGCCTTGTTTGCCTTTCGGTAGAAGTGATTGGTTTACTGGTGCTGTGGTTGGCCCCTGTGCCATACCTGGCTGTAATAGGTGCTGGTATTACGGGGCTTGGTTTTTCGCTGGTATTCCCGGCCCTTGGTGTCGAGGCGGTTAAACTGGTTCCTGCATCTAATAAAGGTGCGGCACTTAGCGGCTACAGCCTGTTTATCGATATGTCGTTAGGCTTAACCGGCCCGTTGGTGGGCTTTGTGGCCAGCCAGTTCGGGTTGATGTATATTTTTCCGTTTAGTATGGTTATGGTGATGATAGGGCTGGGGATGGCGGTTTGGCTCTTTTATAAAAGAAACCCCTTCAGCGCCCCTCTAAACCTCCCCCGGTAGGGGAGACTTTTTGATTTTCTGGGGCCCTCCCTTCCGGGGAGGGTTTGGGTGGGGCTCCGCCAGGAGACAAAAGTACAAGTTCATTTTTTCGATTTCCAAATGGCCAGCTTACTCCAAAATGATTTTTTAACCTCATGTTGGGTCTTGATATCGCCATAATATAATTTGGAGTTTCGCTCTAATTCCTGGTGCATAACGTTATGTTCGTCATGCGTTTTGCCATAATTTAAAAGATGAGCACCCGGCTCTATAATAACGGGCTTGCTAAATAATTCCTTTATGGAATCATATCTGCTACGTATAAACTCGTTTGAAGGCCATGCGAAGTTATCCATACAAGCAACTTCCAGCGCACCATTGGCATAAAAGTAATGTGATTCAGGAACCCAGGCTATTAAAAAGCCAGGACCTATATCGTGCCCATAATCATAAAACTGTATCATGCTCAATTGCCATCCAAGTGCCATCCAGGTATCCCATGGCGGGGCATCGCCACCATCAACATATCCTGCGCTTTCGGCTTCGGGTGCACCATCAACAACTGTTGAATCCGGGTCGAATATCATAATCCGGCCATAATGGTGCAATTCAGAAACAGGAATCAATTCCACTCCAGATTCAACTAACAAGGCCGACCGTGTTGAAATAATCTTGTCAATAACAGCAGACTTTTCACTATCCGAATTTTCAGGATAAAAGTAATGCGGCGATAATTCCTCTGAACGAAACAGGTTGGTATTAAAGTTATTATTGACTTTTTCTATCCACGTTGCGGTTTCTTGGATCACTTTAATTATATCCATAGATAAGGTTTGTATTAGAATGTATAACGCAAGAATTTTTCTGTCTTGCTACTTGATACTAACTACTTGCTACTTTAATCTTACCACCAGTCCATCCATTTCTTCGGTAACCCGCATCTGGCAGGCCAGGCGGCTGTGTTCGTCGGCGTTGGGCAGGGTATCCAGCATATCGAGCTCATTATCTGTGGCATGAAAATATTGTTCGGGGCCTCCAAGTACCTGTACGTGGCAGGTGGCGCAAAGGGCCATGCCGCCGCAGGTGGCCAGCACATCGTATTCGGATGCTTTTAAAACCTCCATCAGGCTCAGGTTGATGCCTTCGGGGATTTCAACAGGCTGGCGGGCGCCGTGGCGGTCTTCAATAATTAAGTTGATCATGGTTAAAATTCGGTTACGCCGTAAACGGTGGTGTATTTAAAACTCAGTTTTTGCTCGGGGTAAACGTACTTGAAGGCGCTTTGGGCCATCAACGCTGCTTCGTGGAAACCGCAAAGGATCAGTTTTAGTTTACCGGGATAGGTATTGATATCGCCGATGGCATAAATGCGCTCCACGTTGGTGCTGTAATCCCTGGTGTTCACCTCAATAGCCGAAAAGCTAATGTTTAAGCCCCAATTGGCAATCGGGCCCAGTTTGGGGCTCAAGCCAAACAGCGGGATCAGGTGATCGGCAGCTATATGGCTTACCTCGTTGTTCCTGTCGAGCAGGGTTACTTCCTGCAAATGGCCTTCGCCGGTTAAGGCTACTACGTTTGATTTCAGGATAAGGTCTATCTTGCCTTCGCGGGCCAGTTCAAAAACCTTTTCGGCAGAGTCGGGCACACCGCGGAAGGTATCACCACGATGAACCAGGGTAACACGTTCGGCTACGTTGGCGAGGAATATCGCCCAATCCAGCGCAGAATCGCCACCACCGGCCAAAACTACTTTACGGTCGCGGAACAGTTCGGGATTTTTTACCATGTAGGCCACGCCTTTGCCTTCAAAATCAAGCAGGCGATCAATCTCCGGCTTGCGGGGTTCAAAGCAGCCCAGGCCGCCGGCTATTACTACTACCTGGCAGTGTACGGTGGTATTATCGTTGGTTTGGATAGTGTATGAGCCGTCGTGGTTCCGGTTAACAGTTTCAACCCGTTCGCCCAGGCTAAAGGTGGGATGGAAGGGCGCTATCTGCTCCATCAACCTGTCTACCAATTCCTGCGCGGTAACTTCGGGGTAGCCGGGGATATCGTATATAGGTTTGTGCGGATAAATTTCAGAAAGCTGGCCACCTACCTGGGGTAGTACATCAATCAGGTGGCAGCGCATTTTTAAAAGCCCGGCTTCAAAAACCGCGAATAAACCAACCGGCCCTGCGCCAATAATGCAAATATCAGTATCAATATGTTCCATAACCTGCTCTTTAATTCAGCACTCAAATGTGGCTGTAAAGCGGGTGACAAACAAATGATATAAAGTAATATCCGATTACTTTAAGTTATAATTGGCCAGGCAGAAACGTTTAAAAAGTTCAATCAGTTTGCTGTTTTTTCCATGGAGCTGGATGAACTGGAAGGTGCGGAAAATCTCGAGCCCTTTTATATCGATAATGCTCAGTTCGTTATACTTCAACTCGCTTACTACCGATTGGATAGACAGGAAAGTAGCTGTATCTGAGTATAAAAGGTATTGTTTTATGGCGATGCTGCTCTCCAGCTGAATCTCAATGTTCAGATCTTTGGGGCTGATTTGTACACTTGCCAGTGCGTCGTAGATTACATCCAGGGTACCCGATCCGGCCTCGCGCAAAACAAGGGGAATATCCAATAACTGCTTCGGGCTTATTTCGGCCTTTTTTGATAACTTATTGTTTGCCCTGGTTACCAACACTATCTCATCCTTGGCAAATGGCGAATAGGCCAGCTGGGGTGAGTGGGACGAGCCTTCGATGATGGCAATGTCCAGCTTCTCGTCCATAATCATTTGCGAAACCTGGTCGGTATTGGCCTGTATGAAGTTGAAGGTGATCTCGGGGTAAGTTTTCTTGAACAGCGCCAATATTTTGGGCAAAATGGTTTGGGCTACCGTAGTGCTGGCCCCGATGTGCAGGGTTCCCGCCTCGATGTTGTTGAGCTGCGCCAGTTCGGTTTCAAGAGCGCTGTAAGTTTGAAAAATCTTATCGGCGTAGTGCACCAATACTTTGCCGGCCGTAGTAAGCACAATGTTGTTTCCGTTGCGCTTAAACAGCTGCACATTAAGCTGCTGCTCCAGCTCCTTAATATGCTTGGTAACGGCAGGCTGGGTAATAAACAGCTCGTTAGCCGCTTTGGTAAAGCTAAGCCGCTGCGCAACCGTATAAAATACCTTTAACCGAAAATCGAAGATCATTGGGTTAAAGGTAAGGGTTTAATTTTTAACCGGGAAACTGTGTGTACCGGTACGGGATGAAACACCCTGGTACGCCCTGAGACGCCCTGGTACACCCTGAAACACCCTGGTACACCCTGAAACACCCTGGTACGCCCTGAAACACCCTGGTACGGGGTGAAACACCCAGGTACACCTGCAATTGTTGGATTTTAAAATATTAAAAAGAGCAAGGGAATAGCACGATTCCTCACTTGCAAAGGGGAGGTAGGGGTTAAATCAGGCGGTCAGGTCGCCTTGTAATCTGTTGTGCGGCGAAACCCATCCCTGCCTTTGCGCTCAATTTCAACCGCACTTTAACTCTTGATTCTTAACTCTTGGCTCTTCTCCCTATATTTGCACCATGACAGGAAAATCGCCCAAAGAATCATATACCATCATGAATGAACTGGTATTGCCCAATGATACCAATACATTAAACAACCTGATGGGTGGGCGCCTGCTGCACTGGATGGATATTGCGGCGGCCATATCGGCACAAAAGCATTGTAACCGTATTGTGGTTACGGCCTCGGTTGATAATGTTTCGTTCCAGGCGCCGGTTAAACTGGGCGATGTAATTAGTATTGAAGCCAGGGTAACCCGCGCTTTTACCACATCGGTTGAAGTGAGAATGGATGTTTGGGCGCAAAATATACCATCGGGGACCAAAGTTAAAAGCAACGAGGCCTATTATACTTTTGTAGCCTTAGATAACGACGGACAAAAAACCCAGGTGCCGGTATCATTGCCCGAAACTGACGAAGAAATAGCTTTGTACGAAGGCGCACTTCGCCGCCGCCAGCTGCGGTTAATACTGGGTGGCAAAATGCAGGCCAACGACGCAACCGAACTGAAAGCCTTGTTTTTTGGCGAGCAATTGCCCCTGAATTTGAAAGATTAATTTTAGTAACAATTGCGGCCCGGCTGAGTCAAAAGGATATCAACTTAAAAATTAACCGGCCATGAGATACTTTCTGTGCTTTTTATTTCCGCCGCTGGCCATTTTAACAACCGGCCG
The genomic region above belongs to Mucilaginibacter sp. KACC 22773 and contains:
- a CDS encoding acyl-CoA thioesterase, which produces MTGKSPKESYTIMNELVLPNDTNTLNNLMGGRLLHWMDIAAAISAQKHCNRIVVTASVDNVSFQAPVKLGDVISIEARVTRAFTTSVEVRMDVWAQNIPSGTKVKSNEAYYTFVALDNDGQKTQVPVSLPETDEEIALYEGALRRRQLRLILGGKMQANDATELKALFFGEQLPLNLKD
- a CDS encoding 2Fe-2S iron-sulfur cluster-binding protein, with the protein product MINLIIEDRHGARQPVEIPEGINLSLMEVLKASEYDVLATCGGMALCATCHVQVLGGPEQYFHATDNELDMLDTLPNADEHSRLACQMRVTEEMDGLVVRLK
- a CDS encoding LysR family transcriptional regulator; translated protein: MIFDFRLKVFYTVAQRLSFTKAANELFITQPAVTKHIKELEQQLNVQLFKRNGNNIVLTTAGKVLVHYADKIFQTYSALETELAQLNNIEAGTLHIGASTTVAQTILPKILALFKKTYPEITFNFIQANTDQVSQMIMDEKLDIAIIEGSSHSPQLAYSPFAKDEIVLVTRANNKLSKKAEISPKQLLDIPLVLREAGSGTLDVIYDALASVQISPKDLNIEIQLESSIAIKQYLLYSDTATFLSIQSVVSELKYNELSIIDIKGLEIFRTFQFIQLHGKNSKLIELFKRFCLANYNLK
- a CDS encoding NAD(P)/FAD-dependent oxidoreductase yields the protein MEHIDTDICIIGAGPVGLFAVFEAGLLKMRCHLIDVLPQVGGQLSEIYPHKPIYDIPGYPEVTAQELVDRLMEQIAPFHPTFSLGERVETVNRNHDGSYTIQTNDNTTVHCQVVVIAGGLGCFEPRKPEIDRLLDFEGKGVAYMVKNPELFRDRKVVLAGGGDSALDWAIFLANVAERVTLVHRGDTFRGVPDSAEKVFELAREGKIDLILKSNVVALTGEGHLQEVTLLDRNNEVSHIAADHLIPLFGLSPKLGPIANWGLNISFSAIEVNTRDYSTNVERIYAIGDINTYPGKLKLILCGFHEAALMAQSAFKYVYPEQKLSFKYTTVYGVTEF
- a CDS encoding MFS transporter; the protein is MEAEISADTTSSKVSLTIIGFVAFTFIAYVSIGLSLAVLPVFIHQKLGFSAVVAGIVISLQYITTFLCRMFAGNMVDKRGPKPAVTMGMAAFTASGIMLLFAWLLRDMPLISLGMLIITRLVTGIGEGFVGSSPINWAIFATSDEHTAKAISFNGIASYGGIAVGAPLGVIISNSFGLGAISLLIAMLAFGGFLYAKNKAALQGSSKAPRQGFLQVLKKVSPYGIAMGLGGLGFGTISTFITLYYMALKWQGAVLCLSAFSGMFILGRLVFSKAINKYGGMKTSLVCLSVEVIGLLVLWLAPVPYLAVIGAGITGLGFSLVFPALGVEAVKLVPASNKGAALSGYSLFIDMSLGLTGPLVGFVASQFGLMYIFPFSMVMVMIGLGMAVWLFYKRNPFSAPLNLPR